A genomic region of Miscanthus floridulus cultivar M001 chromosome 3, ASM1932011v1, whole genome shotgun sequence contains the following coding sequences:
- the LOC136544792 gene encoding uncharacterized protein — MSNPKGSKMLQLINYRMRVTIQDGRQLVGKFMAFDRHMNLVLGDCEEFRRLPPSKSSKTTGDREERRTLGLLLLRGEEVVSMTVEGPPPPDESRAKATAAGGALAGPGVGRAAGRGVPTGPLLQAAPGLAGPVRGVGGPAPGMMQPQISRPPMPNLSAQPVSYPQVVRPPQGMPPPMRPGILPQMPMQFRPPGAPPAPFPGAPQQFMRGPPPMGPPQVRPGMPGPPPPGMRPGMPPPPFGQPRPGMPPPPPGPQQPGQNPPQ, encoded by the coding sequence ATGTCGAACCCGAAGGGCTCCAAGATGCTCCAGCTCATCAACTACCGCATGCGGGTGACGATCCAGGACGGGCGCCAGCTCGTGGGCAAGTTCATGGCGTTCGACCGCCACATGAACCTCGTCCTCGGCGACTGCGAGGAGTTCCGCCGCCTCCCGCCCTCCAAGTCCTCCAAGACCACCGGCGACCGCGAGGAGCGCCGCACgctcggcctcctcctcctccgcggcgAGGAGGTCGTCTCCATGACCGTCGAGGGCCCGCCGCCGCCCGACGAGTCGCGCGCCAAGGCCACGGCAGCGGGCGGAGCACTCGCCGGCCCCGGCGTCGGCCGCGCCGCGGGACGCGGTGTGCCCACCGGCCCGCTGCTCCAGGCAGCTCCTGGGCTCGCTGGCCCTGTGCGCGGCGTCGGTGGACCCGCCCCCGGCATGATGCAGCCCCAGATCTCGCGGCCGCCGATGCCCAACCTGTCGGCCCAGCCGGTGTCTTACCCGCAGGTCGTGCGCCCACCGCAGGGGATGCCTCCGCCTATGCGTCCTGGAATCCTGCCGCAGATGCCGATGCAGTTCCGCCCGCCTGGTGCGCCGCCTGCTCCGTTCCCTGGGGCACCGCAACAGTTCATGAGGGGACCGCCACCGATGGGTCCGCCACAGGTGAGGCCCGGGATGCCGGGGCCACCACCTCCTGGAATGAGGCCTGGGATGCCTCCGCCACCCTTCGGACAGCCGAGGCCAGGGATGCCGCCCCCGCCGCCTGGTCCACAGCAGCCTGGACAGAACCCGCCGCAGTAG
- the LOC136542987 gene encoding fatty acid desaturase DES2-like — translation MQQQQPAVRGGAKTRETTATDDATANVKRSLADKPPFTLADIKRAIPPHCFRRSVLRSTSYLLRDLSAVAALFYMALVAIPSLPAGSGALCLAAWLLYWAAQGCALNSVWVIAHECGHHAFSEHAALDDAVGFALHTALLVPYFSWKRSHRRHHANSASLDRDEVYVPWKRSELPAFVRGLHANAAVRLALFVLVLIFGFPLYLTCNITGRPYPRLANHYDPYSPIFSGSRERAQVILSDAGIAAFSLALYRLSSSAPGGFTTLVLVYGVPLLVVNVWLVLITFLHHTDPVVPRYDSGEWDWLRGALATVDRDYGAFLNAAFHNIADTHVVHHLFPSMPHYHAVEATRAIQPVLGEYYRFDDTPIVQAAWRAAKECLYVEPDGRREGVFWFGSNKS, via the coding sequence atgcagcagcagcagccagcagtgcGCGGTGGCGCCAAGACCAGAGAGACGACGGCCACCGATGACGCCACCGCCAACGTGAAGCGTTCCCTCGCGGACAAGCCGCCGTTCACGCTGGCCGACATCAAGCGAGCCATCCCGCCGCACTGCTTCCGTCGCTCCGTGCTCAGGTCCACCTCCTACCTCCTGCGTGACCTCTCCGCGGTCGCCGCGCTATTCTACATGGCGCTGGTGGCGATCCCGTCGCTCCCCGCCGGCAGCGGCGCGCTCTGCCTGGCCGCGTGGCTGCTGTACTGGGCGGCGCAGGGCTGCGCGCTCAACAGCGTGTGGGTGATCGCGCACGAGTGCGGCCACCACGCCTTCTCGGAGCACGCGGCGCTGGACGACGCCGTCGGCTTCGCGCTCCACACGGCGCTCCTCGTGCCCTACTTCTCCTGGAAGCGCAGCCACCGGCGGCACCACGCCAACTCGGCGTCTCTCGACCGTGACGAGGTGTACGTGCCGTGGAAACGGTCGGAGCTCCCTGCGTTCGTGCGCGGGCTCCATGCCAACGCCGCCGTCCGGCTCGCCCTCTTCGTGCTCGTGCTCATCTTCGGCTTCCCGCTCTACCTGACGTGCAACATCACCGGCAGGCCGTACCCGCGCCTCGCCAACCACTACGACCCGTACTCGCCCATCTTCTCCGGGAGCCGGGAGCGCGCCCAGGTCATCCTCTCCGACGCCGGCATCGCCGCCTTCTCGCTCGCCCTCTACCGCCTCTCCTCCTCCGCGCCCGGCGGGTTCACGACGCTGGTGCTCGTGTACGGCGTGCCCCTGCTCGTGGTGAACGTGTGGCTGGTGCTCATCACGTTCCTGCACCACACCGACCCCGTGGTGCCCCGCTACGACTCCGGCGAGTGGGACTGGCTCCGCGGCGCGCTCGCCACCGTGGACCGCGACTACGGTGCCttcctcaacgccgccttccaCAACATCGCCGACACGCACGTCGTGCACCACCTCTTCCCGTCCATGCCGCACTACCACGCCGTCGAGGCCACCAGGGCCATCCAGCCGGTCCTCGGCGAGTACTACCGCTTCGACGACACGCCCATCGTGCaagcggcatggcgcgccgccaaGGAGTGCTTGTACGTCGAGCCCGACGGCCGCCGCGAGGGCGTCTTCTGGTTCGGCAGCAACAAGTCTTAG